One Pagrus major chromosome 15, Pma_NU_1.0 DNA window includes the following coding sequences:
- the LOC141009738 gene encoding gamma-aminobutyric acid receptor subunit pi: MKKETQKTILTCVFSLPVSLSVFVLRLLESSMLNAEVKEGEILPPTIQRLMKGYNKYLRPFFDNGPVTVGMSLDIASIDTISEINMDYTATIFLRQRWTDERLVFEGNKSLSLDGRLVELLWVPDTFIVDSKKSFLHDITVENRLIRIFPNGTVLYALRITTTVACNMDLTKYPMDKQTCTLQLESWGYNINDVMFYWTRGNESVSGLDTLQLAQYTVEDHYTSVSEAVYETGNYPKLVFHFELKRSILYFILETYVPSSLLVVLSWVSFWISLSSVPARICIGVTTVLTMTTLMMGARTSLPNANCFIKAIDVYLGICFSFIFGALIEYAVAHFCTLTHPDAHIYMYGHHMHDFDDEKNGMVHTISSHPNRAKRRKDPDATSNTAPASLELTVSTSSPSGIEPNPEASPPEPTHWCITVLITIRKVLRAIYCCHVENPHHIDNYSRVTFPLSFVMVNLLYWTYYLYF; this comes from the exons ATGAAAAAggagacacaaaaaacaattctcacttgtgttttttctctacctgtgtctctctctgtctttgttctcAGGTTGTTAGAGAGCTCCATGCTCAACGCAGaagtgaaagagggagagattcTGCCTCCTACCATTCAGAGGCTGATGAAAGGATACAACAAGTACCTCAGGCCTTTCTTTGACA ATGGTCCTGTAACAGTGGGTATGAGTCTGGACATTGCCAGCATTGACACCATCTCAGAGATCAACATG GACTATACTGCCACCATATTCCTCCGTCAGCGCTGGACGGACGAGCGCCTGGTGTTCGAGGGCAACAAGAGCCTGAGCCTCGACGGGCGGCTAGTGGAGCTGCTCTGGGTCCCCGACACCTTCATCGTCGACTCCAAGAAGTCCTTCCTGCATGACATCACCGTGGAGAACAGGCTGATCCGCATCTTCCCCAACGGGACCGTCCTTTACGCGCTGAG gATTACCACCACCGTGGCGTGCAACATGGATCTGACCAAATATCCCATGGACAAGCAGACCTGCACGTTACAACTGGAGAGCT GGGGTTACAACATCAATGATGTGATGTTCTACTGGACCAGAGGGAATGAGTCTGTCAGTGGTTTAGACACTCTACAGCTGGCTCAGTACACAGTAGAGGACCACTACACGTCTGTCTCAGAGGCTGTTTATGAAACTG GCAATTACCCAAAGCTGGTGTTCCACTTTGAGCTGAAGAGGAGCATTCTGTACTTCATCCTAGAGACCTACGTCCCCTCCAGCCTGCTTGTTGTCCTCTCATGGGTTTCATTCTGGAtctccctgtcctctgtcccaGCACGTATCTGTATAG GAGTGACCACAGTGCTGACCATGACCACTCTGATGATGGGAGCCCGGACGTCACTGCCCAATGCCAACTGCTTCATTAAGGCCATTGATGTTTACTTGGGAATCTGCTTCAGTTTTATCTTTGGAGCGCTTATTGAGTACGCCGTGGCCCACTTCTGCACCCTCACTCATCCCGACGCACACATATACATG TACGGCCACCACATGCACGACTTCGACGACGAAAAGAATGGTATGGTCCACACCATCTCCAGTCACCCCAACAGGGCCAAGAGACGCAAAGATCCTGACGCAACTTCTAACACAGCTCCGGCCTCCCTAGAACTCACTGTCAGCACGTCCAGCCCCTCGGGCATTGAGCCTAACCCCGAGGCATCGCCTCCAGAGCCCACTCACTGGTGCATCACTGTTCTGATCACCATCCGCAAAGTGCTCCGCGCCATATATTGCTGTCACGTGGAGAACCCCCACCACATAGACAACTACTCCAGAGTCACCTTCCCCCTCTCTTTTGTCATGGTCAACCTGCTCTACTGGACATATTATCTGTACTTTTAG